From one Actinomyces sp. Marseille-P3109 genomic stretch:
- a CDS encoding ABC transporter ATP-binding protein yields the protein MSATTHTAGQTTIRTATGVNSAPEQNQAHPPGEVIMRARGLEMSFGQTRALRGVDLDLLIGEVLAVTGPSGSGKSTLLHVMAGVLVPDAGSVGYHGGKASGDVSAQAAEDISVNIAALDEAARSRLRLNEFGFIFQFGQLLPDLSALDNVTIPLLLAGAPRRKALARARETLGELGLSEHLDKRPGQLSGGQAQRAAVARALVTSPRILFADEPTGSLDSLAAERTMEVLLASVRSRGASLVIITHDARIAAYADREVTVRDGRIGPGAMQTGSGPSKPRHAATGSPS from the coding sequence ATGAGCGCCACCACTCATACAGCCGGCCAGACGACCATTCGCACAGCCACCGGCGTCAATTCCGCTCCTGAACAGAACCAGGCGCACCCGCCGGGCGAGGTCATCATGCGCGCCCGCGGCCTGGAGATGAGCTTCGGGCAGACCCGCGCGCTGCGCGGCGTCGACCTGGACCTCCTGATCGGTGAGGTCCTGGCCGTCACCGGCCCGTCGGGCTCGGGCAAGTCCACCCTCCTGCACGTCATGGCCGGGGTGCTCGTGCCCGACGCCGGAAGCGTCGGCTACCACGGCGGCAAGGCGTCCGGAGACGTCTCGGCGCAGGCCGCCGAAGACATCTCAGTGAACATCGCGGCCCTGGACGAGGCCGCCCGCAGCCGGCTGCGCCTGAACGAGTTCGGCTTCATCTTCCAGTTCGGCCAGCTCCTGCCGGACCTCTCCGCCCTGGACAACGTCACCATCCCCCTGCTCCTGGCCGGCGCCCCGCGCAGGAAGGCACTGGCCCGGGCCCGCGAGACCCTGGGCGAGCTTGGCCTGAGCGAGCACCTGGACAAGCGGCCCGGCCAGCTCTCGGGCGGGCAGGCCCAGCGGGCCGCCGTCGCACGGGCACTGGTGACCAGTCCGCGCATCCTCTTCGCCGACGAGCCCACCGGCTCCCTGGACTCCCTGGCCGCCGAGCGGACCATGGAGGTGCTGCTGGCCTCGGTGCGCTCCCGCGGCGCCAGCCTGGTCATCATCACCCACGATGCGCGCATCGCCGCCTACGCCGACCGGGAGGTCACCGTGCGCGACGGCCGCATCGGCCCCGGGGCCATGCAGACCGGATCCGGCCCGAGCAAGCCCCGGCACGCCGCCACCGGGAGCCCGTCATGA
- a CDS encoding PadR family transcriptional regulator has product MESRLTLLGLLSAGPGHGYDLKRSWDHWFAASKPLAYGQVYATLARLVRDGLITQVETEPGSGPERKRYEVTDAGRQSVEQWLLTPVVPAGDVQADIFAKTIIALMLDDDAGHLLDLQRAEHMARMRELTRLKQSGDLRTVLLADHALFHIEADLRWMETTAARLGELREEVRS; this is encoded by the coding sequence ATGGAATCCAGACTCACTCTTCTCGGTCTGCTCAGCGCCGGGCCGGGGCACGGATACGATCTCAAGCGCTCCTGGGACCACTGGTTCGCCGCCTCCAAGCCGCTGGCCTACGGCCAGGTCTACGCCACGCTCGCCCGGCTCGTGCGCGATGGGCTCATCACCCAGGTCGAGACCGAGCCCGGCTCCGGCCCCGAGCGCAAGCGCTACGAGGTCACCGACGCCGGGCGCCAGAGCGTCGAGCAGTGGCTCCTGACCCCCGTCGTCCCTGCCGGTGATGTCCAGGCCGACATCTTCGCCAAGACCATCATCGCCCTCATGCTCGACGACGACGCCGGGCACCTCCTCGACCTTCAGCGCGCCGAGCACATGGCGCGCATGCGCGAGCTGACCCGGCTCAAGCAGAGCGGTGACCTGCGCACGGTGCTCCTGGCCGACCACGCCCTGTTCCACATCGAGGCCGACCTGCGCTGGATGGAGACCACTGCGGCCCGCTTGGGCGAGCTGCGGGAGGAGGTGCGCTCATGA
- a CDS encoding FecCD family ABC transporter permease, with translation MANEVIGDGARSPRPRTRGIGTDRQTVRPRLSPLLRRPAILLAAAVLLAVCVLASLFIGSSRIPADQVVHYLLHPDASNVSYNINVLRVQRTIIGVLVGVALAVAGAVMQAVTRNPLAEPGLLGVNAGASLGIVLGTAALGVLPVPGQLLLAAGGALAATVLVQVIGMIGSAGGSLGGSASSPVRLVLIGVAFSAFAGAVIRGVVLTMPNLFRTFIDWEVGSLTRVDIPLLPMTLLVVLGTGMAFLLAGALDNIALGDDVAAALGTRVGPVRGLSLMVITVLCATATTVAGPIGFVGLMAPLTASWLMGPHRGWIVALCALGGPVVVLAADVLGRVLARPGEMQVGLLTAFVGSPVLLLMVLRLKGRAS, from the coding sequence ATGGCGAACGAGGTCATCGGAGACGGCGCTCGTTCCCCTCGTCCCCGCACTCGGGGGATCGGGACGGACAGGCAGACGGTCCGCCCCCGCCTGAGCCCTCTCCTGCGGCGCCCGGCCATCCTCCTGGCCGCCGCCGTGCTGCTGGCCGTGTGCGTCCTGGCCTCCCTGTTCATCGGCTCCTCCCGGATCCCCGCCGACCAGGTCGTCCACTACCTGCTCCACCCGGACGCCTCCAACGTCAGCTACAACATCAACGTCCTGCGCGTTCAGCGCACCATCATCGGCGTGCTCGTGGGCGTGGCCCTGGCGGTGGCCGGCGCGGTCATGCAGGCCGTCACCCGCAACCCCCTGGCCGAGCCCGGGCTGCTCGGTGTCAACGCCGGCGCCTCGCTGGGCATCGTCCTGGGTACCGCCGCGCTCGGCGTCCTCCCGGTCCCCGGCCAGCTGCTCCTGGCGGCAGGGGGCGCCCTGGCTGCCACAGTGCTCGTGCAGGTCATCGGCATGATCGGCTCAGCAGGAGGCTCGTTGGGAGGCTCGGCGTCCTCGCCGGTGCGCCTGGTCCTCATCGGTGTGGCCTTCTCGGCCTTCGCCGGGGCGGTCATCCGCGGCGTCGTGCTGACGATGCCGAACCTGTTCCGCACCTTCATCGACTGGGAGGTCGGCTCCCTGACCCGCGTCGACATCCCCCTGCTGCCGATGACTCTCCTCGTGGTCCTGGGGACCGGCATGGCCTTCCTCCTGGCCGGCGCCCTGGACAACATCGCTCTGGGCGACGACGTCGCCGCCGCCCTGGGCACCCGGGTCGGCCCCGTGCGGGGACTGAGCCTGATGGTCATCACCGTCCTGTGCGCCACCGCCACCACGGTGGCCGGACCCATCGGATTCGTGGGGCTCATGGCGCCGCTGACGGCCTCCTGGCTCATGGGACCGCACCGGGGCTGGATCGTGGCGCTGTGCGCACTGGGCGGCCCCGTCGTCGTCCTGGCCGCCGACGTCCTGGGCCGCGTCCTGGCCCGCCCCGGGGAGATGCAGGTCGGCCTGCTGACGGCCTTCGTCGGATCGCCCGTCCTGCTGCTCATGGTGCTGCGACTCAAGGGACGGGCCTCATGA
- a CDS encoding FecCD family ABC transporter permease — translation MRGGESNRTAAPLARSEYRGPRRGLHVGTDAGRLWIVVGRWSVLITPRHVVVGLMLLALSLAVAVAALRLGKFTVSTPEVIDALQGQGRRIVQVVVVKWKLPRILLGLVAGLALGVAGAVFQTITRNPLGSPDLIGFSTGAQTGILVSVLLLPGSMLSTSLASFIGGAAVGAVTYLVSLRGGFTGLRFILVGIAISSMLVSVNRWLLVRVDDDEGLGALKAITGTLGAARWPVVTPTCLAIGVVVTLTLLAARHLRVLCLGEQVATILGSPTRRASALLILLGTVLVAVVTMAAGPIGFVALVAPHLARFLTGSPQPPLLVSGLTGSLLLAGADLLSQLVLESMPVSVVTNAVGGLYLMVALTVAAHGRRSL, via the coding sequence ATGAGGGGCGGCGAGTCGAACCGCACCGCGGCCCCGCTGGCCCGGTCCGAGTACCGTGGTCCGCGCCGCGGCCTCCACGTGGGGACCGACGCCGGACGCCTGTGGATCGTCGTCGGCCGCTGGTCGGTGCTCATCACCCCTCGCCACGTCGTCGTCGGCCTCATGCTGCTGGCGCTCAGCCTCGCGGTCGCTGTGGCCGCCCTGCGTCTGGGAAAGTTCACCGTCTCCACGCCGGAGGTCATCGACGCGCTCCAGGGGCAGGGGCGCAGGATCGTCCAGGTCGTCGTCGTCAAGTGGAAGCTGCCCCGGATCCTGCTGGGGCTCGTGGCGGGCCTGGCCCTGGGCGTGGCCGGCGCCGTCTTCCAGACCATCACCCGCAACCCCCTGGGCTCGCCCGACCTCATCGGCTTCAGCACGGGCGCACAGACCGGGATCCTGGTCAGTGTCCTGCTCCTGCCCGGCTCCATGCTGTCCACCTCCCTGGCCTCCTTCATCGGCGGGGCCGCCGTGGGGGCGGTGACCTACCTCGTCTCGCTGCGCGGCGGATTCACCGGGCTGCGCTTCATCCTGGTGGGGATCGCCATCAGCTCGATGCTCGTCTCGGTCAACCGCTGGCTCCTGGTACGGGTCGACGACGACGAGGGCCTGGGCGCCCTCAAGGCCATCACCGGCACCCTCGGGGCCGCCCGGTGGCCGGTGGTGACCCCGACCTGTCTGGCCATCGGGGTCGTCGTGACCCTCACCCTGCTGGCCGCCCGGCACCTGCGGGTCCTGTGCCTGGGGGAGCAGGTGGCCACCATCCTGGGCAGCCCCACCCGCCGCGCCAGCGCCCTCCTCATCCTGCTGGGCACCGTGCTGGTGGCCGTGGTGACGATGGCGGCCGGCCCCATCGGCTTCGTGGCCCTCGTGGCGCCCCATCTGGCCCGCTTCCTCACCGGCTCCCCTCAGCCCCCGCTGCTGGTCTCCGGCCTGACCGGGAGCCTCCTGCTGGCGGGAGCCGACCTGCTCAGCCAGCTGGTGCTCGAGTCGATGCCCGTGAGCGTGGTGACCAACGCCGTCGGCGGGCTCTACCTCATGGTGGCGCTGACCGTGGCGGCGCACGGAAGGAGATCCCTGTGA
- a CDS encoding ABC transporter ATP-binding protein codes for MTDLPSTELNAGAGPAASEARLAARGATIAYERHVVSRDLDVDIPAGVFTAIVGPNACGKSTLLRALARLHRPARGAVLLDGADIAGLGTKDVARRVGLLPQSAVVPGGMLVRDLVARGRFPHQGMFRQWSRDDRTAVEEAMEMVGVTELAARPVDELSGGQRQRVWIALALAQGTEAILLDEPTTFLDLAHQVDILQLCRRLNADGRTVVAVLHDLNQAARCAEHMIVMHDGRVRITGSPRRILTEDLIEEVFGLAAVIAPDPVAGTPMVVPIRPAPQPSAERASAGTSPTARSQQDGPERNTDR; via the coding sequence GTGACCGACCTGCCCTCCACCGAGCTGAACGCCGGCGCCGGACCGGCCGCCTCCGAGGCTCGGCTGGCCGCCCGGGGAGCGACCATCGCCTACGAGCGCCACGTGGTCTCCCGTGACCTCGACGTCGACATCCCGGCCGGCGTCTTCACCGCCATCGTCGGGCCCAACGCCTGCGGCAAGTCCACGCTGCTGCGCGCCCTGGCCCGGCTGCACCGGCCCGCCCGGGGCGCGGTGCTGCTCGACGGCGCCGACATCGCCGGCCTGGGCACCAAGGACGTGGCCCGACGGGTCGGTCTGCTGCCCCAGAGCGCCGTCGTGCCCGGCGGCATGCTGGTGCGCGACCTCGTGGCCCGCGGCCGCTTCCCCCACCAGGGCATGTTCCGCCAGTGGTCGCGGGACGACAGGACGGCCGTCGAGGAGGCCATGGAGATGGTGGGGGTCACCGAGCTGGCCGCCCGCCCCGTCGACGAGCTCAGCGGCGGACAGCGCCAGCGCGTATGGATCGCCCTGGCCCTGGCCCAGGGCACCGAGGCGATCCTCCTGGACGAGCCCACCACCTTCCTCGACCTGGCTCACCAGGTCGACATCCTCCAGCTGTGCCGACGCCTCAACGCCGACGGGCGCACGGTCGTGGCGGTCCTGCACGACCTCAACCAGGCCGCGCGCTGCGCCGAGCACATGATCGTCATGCACGACGGCCGGGTCCGCATCACCGGCTCCCCGCGTCGGATCCTCACTGAGGACCTCATCGAGGAGGTCTTCGGACTGGCGGCCGTCATCGCCCCCGATCCGGTGGCCGGCACCCCCATGGTGGTGCCCATCCGCCCCGCCCCACAGCCCTCTGCCGAGCGCGCCTCGGCAGGAACCAGCCCGACTGCTCGCTCCCAGCAGGACGGACCAGAAAGGAACACAGACAGATGA
- the fepB gene encoding Fe2+-enterobactin ABC transporter substrate-binding protein → MNASTRRPRRLRQGLVAVVAMVLSTGLAACGSSSSTSTSTAAGSAGTSGAASAGASAEATWPVTIKGDDGVDVEIKSEPKSIVSTSVTLTGSLLAVDAPVVASTPAKKKDDKTDDNGFFAQWSKQASDKGVKAIDGTEDNLAQTVAGDNPDLIVVAKTGQDSAIKVVDSLRQLEVPVLVIDYGSHSWQDVTKTLGQATGRQAKADSVIKDYTTRAEKAKSAISVPQGSTSVFTVPGDGTKGANAFTEEAPQVQLLKDLGFTIATVPDDVKGDQSMGERKDIVQLSPENVQAGLTGENWVVIAADETAKTAVTSNETFSSAAPVTGGKVQYMPPSSFRLDYYSALEMLDAVQKAYPKAS, encoded by the coding sequence ATGAACGCATCCACGCGGCGCCCCCGCCGCTTGAGACAGGGACTCGTCGCCGTCGTCGCCATGGTGCTGAGCACCGGCCTGGCGGCCTGCGGCTCCTCCAGCTCGACCTCCACCTCAACTGCCGCAGGCTCCGCGGGTACCTCCGGTGCCGCCTCGGCCGGAGCCTCCGCCGAGGCCACCTGGCCGGTCACCATCAAGGGGGACGACGGCGTCGACGTCGAGATCAAGTCCGAGCCCAAGAGCATCGTGTCCACCTCCGTGACGCTGACCGGCTCGCTCCTGGCCGTCGACGCCCCGGTGGTCGCCTCGACGCCGGCCAAGAAGAAGGACGACAAGACCGACGACAACGGCTTCTTCGCCCAGTGGTCCAAGCAGGCCTCCGACAAGGGGGTCAAGGCCATCGACGGTACCGAGGACAACCTGGCCCAGACGGTGGCGGGCGACAACCCCGACCTCATCGTCGTGGCCAAGACGGGGCAGGACTCGGCCATCAAGGTGGTCGACAGCCTGCGCCAGCTCGAGGTCCCGGTCCTCGTCATCGACTACGGCTCGCACTCCTGGCAGGACGTGACCAAGACCCTTGGCCAGGCCACTGGCCGTCAGGCCAAGGCCGACTCCGTCATCAAGGACTACACCACCAGGGCTGAGAAGGCCAAGAGCGCCATCTCGGTCCCGCAGGGGTCGACGTCGGTCTTCACCGTCCCCGGGGACGGCACCAAGGGAGCCAACGCCTTCACCGAGGAGGCCCCGCAGGTCCAGCTCCTCAAGGACCTGGGCTTCACCATCGCCACCGTCCCCGACGACGTCAAGGGCGACCAGTCCATGGGCGAGCGCAAGGACATCGTCCAGCTCTCGCCCGAGAACGTCCAGGCGGGACTGACCGGTGAGAACTGGGTGGTCATCGCCGCCGATGAGACCGCGAAGACCGCCGTCACCAGCAATGAGACCTTCAGCTCGGCAGCCCCGGTGACCGGCGGCAAGGTGCAGTACATGCCGCCCTCGTCCTTCCGCCTGGACTACTACTCGGCCCTCGAGATGCTCGACGCCGTCCAGAAGGCCTACCCCAAGGCCTCCTGA
- a CDS encoding NAD-dependent succinate-semialdehyde dehydrogenase, with protein MADTRPSATASAAADTAAAATYTTFGAHPALADYLRRIHPEEGMLLGGRMIAASDGGTFDVVDPASNAVFARCTDATPADAARAVDAASEALPAWSATPPRQRAELLRTLFGLMVERADELAVLISAENGKSLEDARAEVLYAAEFFRWFSEEAVRTEGGFGSSPAGGTRTIVTHRPIGVVAMITPWNFPAAMGTRKIAPALAAGCTVVLRPASLTPLTAVALGHLILQAGVPAGVVNIVPSSRSAEVSTTWLEDPRVRAVSFTGSTQVGRVLMRQAAEKVLVSSMELGGNAPFVVAADADIDAAVTGAVQAKLRGGGEACTAANRFYIHQDVAQEFTEKFSAVVRDLRVGPPLADKANQIGPMVTTHARDKINALVDGAVAGGAVVYAESSWPKGSPGAFMPVRVLTNVAPDAEIVRTEIFGPVAPIVTWDDEDELLTWINDTDYGLSGYVFSRDLGWALRLAERMEVGMVGVNRGLVSDPAAPFGGVKQSGIGREGAREGIREFQETQYYSVAWG; from the coding sequence ATGGCTGACACAAGACCCAGCGCGACGGCCTCTGCAGCGGCTGACACAGCGGCGGCAGCGACGTACACGACCTTCGGAGCCCACCCGGCTCTGGCCGACTACCTGCGCAGGATCCACCCCGAGGAGGGAATGCTCCTGGGCGGGCGGATGATCGCCGCGTCCGACGGGGGAACGTTCGACGTCGTCGATCCCGCCAGCAACGCCGTGTTCGCGCGCTGCACGGACGCGACTCCGGCGGACGCCGCGCGCGCCGTCGACGCCGCCTCCGAGGCGCTGCCGGCATGGAGCGCCACCCCGCCCCGGCAACGCGCGGAGCTGCTGCGGACCCTGTTCGGCCTCATGGTGGAACGGGCCGATGAGCTCGCGGTGCTCATCAGTGCTGAGAACGGCAAGTCGCTGGAGGATGCCAGGGCGGAGGTCCTCTACGCAGCGGAGTTCTTCCGATGGTTCTCCGAGGAGGCGGTGCGCACCGAAGGCGGTTTCGGCTCCTCCCCGGCGGGTGGGACTCGGACGATCGTCACTCACCGGCCGATCGGGGTGGTCGCCATGATCACCCCCTGGAACTTCCCTGCGGCGATGGGGACCCGCAAGATCGCCCCGGCCCTCGCCGCCGGGTGCACAGTGGTGCTCCGCCCGGCGTCCCTCACGCCTCTGACAGCGGTAGCACTGGGGCACCTGATCCTGCAGGCCGGCGTGCCCGCGGGCGTGGTGAACATCGTGCCCTCGAGCCGTTCCGCGGAGGTGTCGACGACGTGGCTCGAGGACCCCCGGGTCCGAGCCGTCTCCTTCACCGGCTCGACCCAGGTCGGTCGTGTGCTCATGAGGCAGGCGGCGGAGAAGGTACTGGTGTCATCCATGGAGCTCGGGGGGAACGCTCCCTTCGTCGTGGCGGCCGACGCCGATATCGACGCCGCAGTGACGGGTGCCGTTCAGGCCAAGCTCAGAGGCGGTGGCGAGGCCTGCACCGCCGCCAACCGCTTCTACATCCACCAGGACGTCGCCCAGGAGTTCACCGAGAAGTTCTCCGCGGTCGTCCGCGACCTGAGGGTCGGTCCGCCTCTGGCGGACAAGGCGAACCAGATCGGCCCCATGGTGACGACGCATGCCCGTGACAAGATCAACGCCCTGGTGGACGGGGCGGTGGCCGGGGGCGCCGTCGTGTACGCCGAATCCTCCTGGCCCAAGGGCTCTCCAGGGGCGTTCATGCCGGTGCGGGTCCTCACGAACGTCGCCCCCGACGCGGAGATCGTGCGCACCGAGATCTTCGGTCCCGTCGCCCCGATCGTCACGTGGGATGATGAGGACGAGTTGCTGACGTGGATCAATGACACGGACTACGGGCTGTCGGGTTACGTCTTCTCCCGCGACCTCGGGTGGGCGCTGCGCCTGGCCGAGCGCATGGAGGTCGGGATGGTCGGTGTCAACCGCGGGCTCGTGTCCGATCCCGCCGCACCCTTCGGCGGCGTCAAGCAGTCCGGCATCGGGCGCGAGGGCGCGCGCGAGGGGATCCGCGAGTTCCAGGAGACTCAGTACTACTCGGTCGCCTGGGGCTGA
- a CDS encoding Glu/Leu/Phe/Val family dehydrogenase, with the protein MSSTHHPLTDARTQLAEAIQFLGFDEGMRRMLETARKEVTVSIPLRRDDGTMELLIGHRVQHNISRGPAKGGIRYSPHVDLDEVRALAMWMTWKCALLDLPYGGAKGGVQVDPQAHSERELERLTRRYTSELIPLIGPGKDIPAPDMGTDEQTMAWMMDTYSVSTGHTVLGTVTGKPVNLGGSQGRAAATSRGVVYSALNAMESIGLNPSQATAVVQGFGKVGRGTARFLHEAGVKILAVADVYSTIRNDKGIDIPALETFVDETGAITGFPGADPIPPTELFTVPCDVIVPAAVEGVITEQTAPAIDAKLVVEGANGPTTPTADAILADKGILVVPDILANAGGVIVSYFEWVQANQSYWWTEKEVNERLRTKMDRAWNEVTDFSRDHGLSLRTAATTMAVKRVAEAHVSRGLYP; encoded by the coding sequence ATGTCCTCGACCCATCATCCCCTCACTGATGCTCGCACGCAGCTCGCCGAGGCGATCCAGTTCCTCGGCTTTGACGAGGGAATGCGCCGCATGCTCGAAACCGCCCGTAAGGAGGTGACGGTCTCCATTCCGCTGCGACGCGACGACGGCACGATGGAGCTGCTTATCGGGCACCGCGTCCAGCACAACATCTCTCGTGGCCCGGCGAAGGGAGGGATCCGTTACTCCCCCCACGTGGACCTCGACGAGGTGCGGGCGCTGGCCATGTGGATGACATGGAAGTGCGCTCTTCTCGATCTGCCGTACGGCGGTGCGAAGGGCGGGGTCCAGGTCGACCCGCAGGCCCACTCGGAAAGAGAGCTCGAGCGCCTGACCCGGCGCTACACCTCGGAGCTGATCCCTCTGATCGGGCCCGGCAAGGACATCCCCGCCCCCGATATGGGGACCGACGAGCAGACCATGGCTTGGATGATGGACACCTACTCGGTGTCCACGGGACACACCGTGCTGGGGACCGTCACGGGCAAGCCCGTCAATCTCGGCGGATCGCAGGGTCGGGCCGCAGCCACCTCCCGCGGCGTCGTCTACTCCGCTCTCAACGCGATGGAGAGCATAGGCCTGAATCCTTCGCAGGCCACCGCGGTCGTTCAGGGCTTCGGCAAGGTCGGTCGGGGCACTGCCCGCTTCCTCCATGAGGCGGGTGTGAAGATCCTGGCCGTGGCGGACGTCTACAGCACGATTCGCAACGACAAGGGCATCGACATCCCCGCGCTCGAGACCTTCGTGGATGAGACCGGCGCCATCACCGGGTTCCCCGGCGCGGATCCGATCCCTCCGACCGAGCTCTTCACAGTTCCCTGCGACGTGATCGTCCCTGCGGCGGTCGAGGGGGTCATCACCGAGCAGACCGCGCCGGCGATCGATGCCAAGCTGGTCGTCGAGGGTGCCAACGGCCCGACGACGCCCACGGCCGACGCGATCCTGGCGGACAAGGGGATCCTGGTCGTTCCGGATATTCTCGCCAACGCCGGCGGCGTCATCGTGTCCTACTTCGAGTGGGTGCAGGCCAACCAGTCCTACTGGTGGACCGAGAAGGAGGTCAACGAGCGTCTCCGTACCAAGATGGACAGGGCCTGGAACGAGGTCACGGACTTCTCGCGGGATCACGGTCTCTCACTGCGCACTGCGGCGACGACGATGGCAGTCAAGCGCGTGGCCGAGGCCCACGTCTCCCGTGGCCTCTACCCGTGA
- the gabT gene encoding 4-aminobutyrate--2-oxoglutarate transaminase, whose translation MATLPQTLHLATPLPGPEARALDERAGTALPRALTAAMPTFARRTDRGVLEDVDGNRLIDFGSGIAVTTVGGAAAPVVAAIQEQAENLTHTSFAVTRYAGYVEVAERLNTLTPGDFPKKTALFNSGAEAVENAIKLARKHTGRQAVVCFDHAFHGRTSLTMGLTAKVSPYKGGFGPFAPEIYRVPGSYPYRDGLDGEAAAERTIDQIEKQVGASFVAAVIIEPVQGEGGFIVPAPGFLTALRRWCLDNGVVFIADEIQSGIARTGAWFACEHEGVVPDLVTTAKGLAGGTPLSAVTGSAEIMDSAGPGALGGTYCGNPLACAAALATLDMIEEHDLLKRARTIGETGIRLMERWKAEDPRIGDVRGKGAMMALELVDPVSQEPDAALTAAVAEAARSRGLILLTCGTYGNVIRLLPPLTMPDELFTEGMEILEQALRAQS comes from the coding sequence ATGGCAACGCTGCCCCAGACCCTTCATCTCGCCACTCCTCTGCCCGGTCCCGAGGCCCGCGCCCTCGACGAACGCGCCGGTACCGCGCTCCCGCGCGCCCTGACAGCCGCCATGCCGACATTCGCACGGCGCACGGACCGCGGCGTCCTGGAGGACGTGGACGGCAACCGTCTCATCGACTTCGGATCAGGCATCGCGGTCACAACCGTGGGAGGCGCGGCGGCCCCCGTCGTCGCTGCGATCCAGGAGCAGGCCGAGAACCTGACGCACACCTCCTTCGCCGTCACAAGGTACGCCGGATACGTCGAAGTCGCCGAACGCCTGAACACCCTGACCCCGGGCGACTTCCCGAAGAAGACCGCGCTGTTCAACTCCGGGGCGGAGGCCGTCGAGAATGCCATCAAGCTCGCCCGCAAGCACACCGGCCGCCAGGCCGTCGTCTGCTTCGACCATGCCTTCCACGGACGCACGTCCCTGACCATGGGACTGACAGCCAAGGTCTCCCCCTACAAGGGCGGCTTCGGTCCCTTCGCCCCAGAGATCTACCGGGTCCCCGGCTCCTACCCGTACCGCGACGGGCTGGACGGCGAGGCCGCCGCCGAGCGCACGATCGATCAGATCGAGAAGCAGGTAGGGGCGTCCTTCGTCGCCGCCGTCATCATCGAACCCGTTCAGGGCGAAGGCGGGTTCATCGTCCCGGCACCCGGCTTTCTCACCGCGCTCCGGCGCTGGTGCCTTGACAATGGCGTGGTCTTCATCGCCGACGAGATCCAATCGGGAATCGCCCGCACCGGGGCATGGTTCGCCTGCGAGCACGAGGGAGTCGTCCCCGATCTGGTGACGACCGCCAAGGGCCTGGCCGGGGGCACGCCGTTGTCAGCAGTCACCGGTTCAGCCGAGATCATGGACTCCGCCGGACCGGGCGCCCTCGGCGGTACCTACTGCGGCAATCCCCTGGCCTGCGCCGCCGCCCTGGCGACACTGGACATGATCGAGGAGCACGACCTCCTTAAACGGGCCCGCACGATTGGTGAGACCGGCATCCGCCTGATGGAGCGGTGGAAGGCGGAGGACCCACGCATCGGCGATGTCCGGGGCAAGGGCGCCATGATGGCTCTCGAGCTCGTCGACCCCGTCTCGCAGGAGCCCGACGCGGCACTGACCGCCGCCGTCGCGGAGGCCGCACGCTCACGCGGCCTGATACTGCTCACCTGCGGCACCTACGGCAATGTCATCCGCCTGCTGCCACCGCTCACCATGCCGGACGAGCTGTTCACCGAGGGCATGGAGATCCTTGAGCAGGCGCTCCGAGCCCAGTCCTGA